The segment CGTTATCGGAAGCTATCTGGCCCAGGAACTGTACGGGGGCAGCGACAGGGCTTTAGGTGAAACAATCAAGGTCAACGGGGAGGCCTATGAGATTGTGGGCTGTGTTGAACGGCAGGCAGGAGAGGGGGAAGAGATGGAGGAAGGAGGGAGCGATGATACCCTTTACCTGCCCTACACCACAGCAGTGAAGCTGGCCAGAAACGGTCAGATCAACACCTACCTGTTTACGGTCCGGGACACAGGCAGTACAGATACGGTTCGGGAGCTGTTCGACCGCTTTCTCTACCCGGTTTTTAAGGATGAGGATCTCTACTCCATAACTTTTATGAGTGAGATGCTGGATTCACTGAATTCCATGATTGCCATGATGTCTCTGCTGGTAGGCGGGATCGCCGGAATCTCTCTGCTGGTAGCCGGAGTGGGCGTCATGAATATTATGCTGGTGTCCGTGACAGAGCGGACCAGGGAGATCGGGATCCGAAAGTCCCTGGGGGCGAAGCGAAGAACCATTATGCAGCAGTTTGTGATGGAGGCTGCTGTCACGAGCTCCATTGGCGGGCTTCTGGGAATCGGTCTGGGGTGTACCTTAACGGGCTGGATTGGAAAGCTGATGGGGATGGAGGCAGTCCCCACGCCTGCTTCCATCCTGGTATCCTTCGGCGTCTCTATGGGAATCGGGCTTCTGTTCGGCTATATGCCGGCCAGCCGGGCCGCCAGGCTGAACCCCATCGATGCCCTCAGAAGCGATTAGGAGGAGGGCGTGCGCCCTATAAAATCAAAAGGAGAGATGCGTCTTCGTGAGCAAGCTCCCGCGCCGCATCTCTGTCTGTGATTTTGCAGGAGACTTTTAGGGAGCAGTTAAGCCATGCCATTCATCATTTGACGGAGGAACTGAAAAGAGGAAGTGTCAGGCCACGCCCGTCAAATGATTCATGAGGGCGTGCGCCCTATAAAATCAAAAGGAGAGATACGTCTTCGTGAGCAAGCTCCCGCGCCGCATCTCTCCTTTTGATTTTGCATGGCTTAACTGTACAAAATTTGGAAAGATTTGAAGAAAACCCCTTTACTACTTACAAGTTTATGTTATAATATTCACGAAAGACAGGCTGATGACAAGCGCATATCTAAGAAACTGTCAGGCCGGACAGAATTTGCCGCAAAAACGGCCCGCTGCAGGCGGGATTTGTTGTTCTTCTGCTTATTTGGGGAGGTGCAGGAAGGCTGGCTCTGTTCGGAGTTCCGGGCTGAGGGCTTTTTAGGCATGCGCTTGTGAGGGCGCATCGGGGCATGTTCCGCCGGGAGATGTCCCCGGCGGTAACAGTCCGTCTTACAATTTAAGCGGGGAAACCTGCAAAACAATAGGAGGAATACAACTTATGGCAAAGAAATGGGTTTATTTGTTCAGCGAAGGCAATGCCACGATGAGAAACCTGTTAGGTGGCAAGGGCGCTAACCTGGCTGAGATGACAAACTTAGGCCTTCCTGTACCGCAGGGCTTTACGATCACAACAGAAGCCTGCACACAGTACTATGAGGATGGCAGAAAGATCAACGATGAGATCATGGCTCAGATCATGGAGTACATCTCCAAGATGGAAGAGATCACAGGAAAGAAATTCGGTGACAAGGAGAACCCACTTCTGGTTTCCGTTCGTTCCGGTGCCAGAGCTTCCATGCCTGGTATGATGGATACAATCTTAAACCTCGGTTTAAATGAGGAAGTAGTAGAGGTTCTGGCTAAGAAATCCGGCAATCCGCGCTGGGCTTGGGACTGCTACAGAAGATTCATCCAGATGTTCTCCGACGTTGTTATGGAAGTCGGCAAGAAGTACTTCGAGGAATTAATCGACAAGATGAAAGCAGAGAAGGGCGTTACACAGGACGTAGAGCTTACTGCTGATGACTTAAAGGAGCTGGCTAACCAGTTCAAGGCTGAGTACAAGCAGAAGATCGGCGAGGACTTCCCAACTGATCCGAAGACTCAGTTAATGGAGGCTATCAAGGCTGTATTCCGTTCCTGGGACAACCCACGTGCAAACGTATACCGTCGTGACAACGATATCCCATACTCCTGGGGTACTGCTGTAAACGTACAGATGATGGCATTCGGAAACATGGGCGAGACATCCGGTACAGGTGTTGCCTTCACACGTGATCCGGCTACAGGCGAGAAGCACCTGATGGGCGAGTTCTTAATGAACGCTCAGGGCGAGGACGTAGTTGCCGGTGTTCGTACACCACAGAAGATTGATCAGTTAAAGGAGGTTATGCCGGAGGTTTACGAGCAGTTCGTAGGCATCTGCCATACTCTTGAGGATCACTACAGAGATATGCAGGATATGGAGTTTACTATCGAGGACAGAAAGCTCTATATGCTTCAGACACGTAACGGTAAGAGAACAGCTAAGGCTGCATTAAAGATTGCCTGCGATTTAGTAGATGAGGGAATGATCTCTGAGGAGAAGGCAGTTACCATGATCGACCCGAGAAACCTGGATACACTGCTTCACCCACAGTTCGACGCAAAGGCATTAAAGGAGGCTGCTCCGGTTGCTCAGGCATTAGCTGCATCTCCAGGAGCTGCCTGCGGTAAGATCGTCTTCACAGCAGAGGATGCTAAGGAGTGGGCTGCCAAGGGCGAGAAGGTTGTTCTGGTTCGTCTTGAGACATCCCCGGAGGATATCGAGGGTATGAAGGCTGCTCAGGGTATTCTGACAGTCCGCGGCGGTATGACATCCCACGCAGCAGTAGTTGCACGTGGTATGGGAACCTGCTGTGTATCCGGCTGCTCCGAGATCGCTATGGATGAGGAGAACAAGAAGTTCGTTCTGGCTGGAAAAGAGTACCATGAGGGAGACTGGTTATCCATCGACGGTTCCACAGGTAAAATCTACGACGGAATCATCCCGACAGTAGACGCTTCCATCGTTGGAGAGTTCGGAAGAATCATGGCTTGGGCTGACAAGTACAGAAGATTAAAAGTTCGTACAAACGCTGATACTCCGGCTGACGCTAAGAAGGCACGCGAGTTAGGTGCAGAGGGTATCGGACTTTGCCGTACAGAGCATATGTTCTTCGAGGGCGACAGAATCGACGCATTCCGCGAGATGATCTGCGCTGATACAGTAGAGGAGAGAGAGGCAGCTCTCGAGAAGATCCTTCCGGTACAGCAGGGCGACTTCGAGAAGTTATACGAGGCTCTGGAGGGCAACCCAGTTACCATCCGTTTCCTGGATCCGCCATTACACGAGTTCGTTCCGACAGAGGAAGAGGACATCAAGAAGCTGGCTGACGCTCAGGGCAAGACCGTTGAGCAGATCAAGACAATCATTGACAGCTTACACGAGTTCAACCCGATGATGGGTCACCGTGGCTGCCGTCTGGCTGTGACATATCCTGAGATTGCAAAGATGCAGACAAAGGCTGTTATCCGCGCAGCAATCAACGTACAGAAGGCACATGCTGACTGGAAGGTTGAGCCGGAGATCATGATCCCGCTCGTTGGCGATGTAAAAGAGTTAAAGTATGTTAAGAAGGTAGTTGTTGAGACAGCAGACGCTGAGATCGCAGCAGCAGGCGTAGAGCTCAAGTACGAGGTTGGTACAATGATCGAGATCCCGAGAGCATGCGTGACAGCAGATGAGATTGCAAAAGAGGCTGAGTTCTTCTGCTTCG is part of the Clostridium sp. M62/1 genome and harbors:
- a CDS encoding ABC transporter permease, encoding MRQSFHLAIKSIWSNKMRSALTMLGIIIGVAAVIILVGLVNGQMSYMTESFSDMGTDQVTVNLVNLSTRSVSDEEMYEFYEENREYFGEMSPSVSVQGTVKAGNDSFTSTSVTGVSEEFLDLKHQELAAGRFIQYSDLISRQKICVIGSYLAQELYGGSDRALGETIKVNGEAYEIVGCVERQAGEGEEMEEGGSDDTLYLPYTTAVKLARNGQINTYLFTVRDTGSTDTVRELFDRFLYPVFKDEDLYSITFMSEMLDSLNSMIAMMSLLVGGIAGISLLVAGVGVMNIMLVSVTERTREIGIRKSLGAKRRTIMQQFVMEAAVTSSIGGLLGIGLGCTLTGWIGKLMGMEAVPTPASILVSFGVSMGIGLLFGYMPASRAARLNPIDALRSD
- the ppdK gene encoding pyruvate, phosphate dikinase, with the translated sequence MAKKWVYLFSEGNATMRNLLGGKGANLAEMTNLGLPVPQGFTITTEACTQYYEDGRKINDEIMAQIMEYISKMEEITGKKFGDKENPLLVSVRSGARASMPGMMDTILNLGLNEEVVEVLAKKSGNPRWAWDCYRRFIQMFSDVVMEVGKKYFEELIDKMKAEKGVTQDVELTADDLKELANQFKAEYKQKIGEDFPTDPKTQLMEAIKAVFRSWDNPRANVYRRDNDIPYSWGTAVNVQMMAFGNMGETSGTGVAFTRDPATGEKHLMGEFLMNAQGEDVVAGVRTPQKIDQLKEVMPEVYEQFVGICHTLEDHYRDMQDMEFTIEDRKLYMLQTRNGKRTAKAALKIACDLVDEGMISEEKAVTMIDPRNLDTLLHPQFDAKALKEAAPVAQALAASPGAACGKIVFTAEDAKEWAAKGEKVVLVRLETSPEDIEGMKAAQGILTVRGGMTSHAAVVARGMGTCCVSGCSEIAMDEENKKFVLAGKEYHEGDWLSIDGSTGKIYDGIIPTVDASIVGEFGRIMAWADKYRRLKVRTNADTPADAKKARELGAEGIGLCRTEHMFFEGDRIDAFREMICADTVEEREAALEKILPVQQGDFEKLYEALEGNPVTIRFLDPPLHEFVPTEEEDIKKLADAQGKTVEQIKTIIDSLHEFNPMMGHRGCRLAVTYPEIAKMQTKAVIRAAINVQKAHADWKVEPEIMIPLVGDVKELKYVKKVVVETADAEIAAAGVELKYEVGTMIEIPRACVTADEIAKEAEFFCFGTNDLTQMTYGFSRDDAGKFLNAYYDAKIFENDPFAKLDQDGVGKLMEMAIKLGKAERPTLHVGICGEHGGDPSSVEFCHKIGLDYVSCSPFRVPIARLAAAQAALNNK